Proteins from a genomic interval of Fusobacteriaceae bacterium:
- a CDS encoding prephenate dehydratase has translation MDKERTTLKIAYPGVSGAFSHQAAKALFPGEELIPFTTFAEAARAVSEGVCHKGVLPSENSYTGEVAEVSEILKKSSLYVNRTLDLTVRHNLLGIPGATLSGIRQVYSHPQAISQCADWFRGKSIELVASPNTAIAAKSVAEAGDPAKGAIASLETAELYGLSLIAENIHTSKSNTTRFIVISRDYTEEGDHFQLLFTVRNIPGQLAGVLTAVARRGFNMVNIKSHAIENEPWSYYFHVELMGNLADPAAKDMIAEIRDWCLEVKLLGGYYRT, from the coding sequence GTGGACAAAGAGCGGACAACATTGAAAATCGCGTATCCCGGCGTCTCGGGGGCCTTCAGCCATCAGGCGGCCAAGGCGCTCTTTCCCGGGGAGGAACTGATTCCTTTTACGACATTCGCCGAAGCGGCCCGGGCCGTATCCGAAGGCGTCTGCCATAAGGGCGTGCTGCCTTCGGAGAATTCCTACACCGGCGAAGTGGCCGAAGTCAGCGAGATTTTGAAAAAAAGCAGCCTCTATGTGAACCGGACCCTGGACTTAACGGTGCGGCACAATCTGCTGGGGATCCCGGGAGCGACCCTTTCCGGCATCCGGCAGGTCTATTCCCATCCCCAGGCCATCTCCCAGTGCGCCGACTGGTTCCGGGGAAAATCCATCGAGCTCGTGGCTTCGCCCAATACGGCAATCGCGGCCAAGTCCGTGGCCGAGGCCGGAGATCCCGCCAAGGGGGCCATCGCGTCGCTGGAGACCGCGGAGCTCTACGGGCTCTCGCTGATCGCGGAAAATATCCATACGAGCAAATCCAACACGACGCGCTTTATCGTCATCAGCCGGGACTACACCGAAGAAGGGGATCATTTCCAGCTCCTCTTTACGGTCCGGAACATCCCGGGGCAGCTGGCGGGAGTATTGACGGCCGTCGCCCGCAGGGGCTTCAACATGGTCAATATCAAATCCCACGCCATAGAAAACGAGCCCTGGAGCTATTATTTTCACGTGGAACTCATGGGGAACCTCGCCGATCCAGCCGCCAAAGATATGATCGCCGAAATCCGGGACTGGTGTCTCGAGGTCAAACTCCTCGGCGGCTATTACCGGACCTGA
- a CDS encoding tetratricopeptide repeat protein: MENLKNNFDELIAKKDYNGALFLLKSMEESGDDSSWLYCNLAWLLGNRGNREEALPYLAKVEERNDPKFNKWVFSETASDLSALNRPAEAAAYLKKTVAAGRDDAWVNFMLGLNLNKLEDYPEALTHLQKANEMGRNDALLHFETGWALGNMGRNNEAIGHLRAALELSPDDIPTLNEIAWNYGKLGEHERAIAYYNKIKDLGHDDVNVNSEIGWNLGCLDKPEEAIEYLRKAEKLSEEPSAFLYSEMARNLRRLDDFEGALDALQKASNLGRDDYWIHAEMAWNLLQLNRLNEALSKFRKSDELKRDDRWIVSQIGYCLGETGKYDEALEYYRKAKALGRDDHWLNGRIGWTLSKLNQPEEALKFLKRAEAQGDGVPSWLAFELGLNLRSLERYDEALSYLVPAANEDPGNYHLQSETALNLARLGRAAEAAPYFKRAREDNDEPEPWFVEEDAKNLEAVGDYAGAIDAWSLLARTDEADKGVLYYRMGLCAKQLKQNDKALEYLQLAKKYGKDDEETLAATVPLVNKSKHPEAALGILEQLAARGPMSEKLAGDMAYCHLQLKQYDEALTWLKKAGELGRNDSWLYENMGYILGKQGKYAEAMAAYEKAVATQAQPQGATFWQMGKLANALGRFEVANVYYQRALQGGEINADILTEEAWTLNKLDHAIEALTYLDQALAIDRDNIAAWNELGWTRVQLDKFPEALEAFKRSEELNPSDPWLLSQIGYTYENMNRYPEALEYFKRLRDLLGDKASAEVTDEIYFLEKKTARRSPLKASVQQAAADMGKELKIKEPEQSEAVQPVVTKASLDVAAVGANEYSPATEHPPVPEAEPAPVPEAEPAPAPKPAPKPEIRKDIFPENPVDTKPEPVKKKEKFQDFSQPAEDRQPKMAKPVRTPAKPAPPKSESKLFRNLLILLFLGVTAFFAYAVFKIKDSSETIIDFILSLF, translated from the coding sequence ATGGAAAATCTGAAAAACAATTTTGACGAACTGATCGCGAAAAAGGATTACAACGGCGCCCTTTTCCTGCTGAAATCCATGGAAGAATCCGGAGACGACAGCTCATGGCTGTACTGCAACCTGGCCTGGCTGCTGGGCAATCGCGGCAACCGCGAAGAGGCGCTTCCCTATCTCGCCAAGGTCGAGGAACGTAACGACCCGAAATTCAACAAATGGGTGTTTTCGGAGACGGCCTCGGATCTGAGCGCGCTGAACCGGCCCGCCGAAGCGGCGGCCTACCTGAAGAAAACCGTCGCCGCAGGCCGCGACGACGCCTGGGTCAACTTTATGCTGGGGCTGAATCTCAACAAGCTTGAGGATTATCCGGAAGCTTTGACCCACTTGCAAAAAGCCAACGAAATGGGGAGAAACGACGCCCTTTTGCATTTTGAGACCGGCTGGGCCCTCGGCAACATGGGCCGGAACAACGAGGCCATCGGGCATCTGCGGGCGGCCCTGGAGCTCTCCCCCGACGATATCCCGACGCTCAACGAAATCGCTTGGAATTACGGAAAATTGGGCGAACACGAGCGGGCCATCGCCTATTACAACAAGATCAAAGATCTGGGCCATGACGACGTCAACGTCAACAGCGAAATCGGCTGGAATCTCGGCTGTCTTGACAAGCCCGAAGAGGCCATCGAATATCTCCGCAAGGCGGAAAAACTCTCGGAAGAGCCTTCGGCCTTTCTCTATTCGGAAATGGCCCGGAACCTGCGCCGTCTGGACGATTTTGAAGGGGCCCTGGACGCCCTGCAAAAGGCCTCCAACCTCGGCCGCGACGACTATTGGATCCACGCCGAAATGGCCTGGAACCTGCTGCAATTGAACCGCCTCAACGAAGCCCTGAGCAAATTCCGCAAGAGCGACGAGCTCAAGCGCGACGACCGCTGGATCGTCTCCCAGATCGGTTACTGCCTCGGAGAGACCGGCAAATATGACGAAGCCCTCGAGTACTACCGGAAAGCGAAGGCCCTGGGCCGCGACGACCACTGGCTCAACGGCCGGATCGGCTGGACGCTGTCCAAGTTAAACCAGCCCGAGGAGGCCCTCAAATTTTTGAAAAGGGCCGAAGCCCAGGGAGACGGCGTGCCCTCTTGGCTCGCCTTTGAGCTTGGTCTCAATCTCCGGAGCCTCGAGCGCTATGACGAGGCCCTTTCCTATCTCGTTCCCGCGGCAAATGAGGATCCCGGCAACTATCACCTGCAGAGCGAGACGGCCCTCAATCTGGCCCGGCTGGGCCGCGCGGCCGAAGCCGCGCCGTATTTCAAGCGGGCCCGGGAAGACAACGACGAACCCGAACCCTGGTTTGTCGAAGAAGACGCGAAAAATCTCGAAGCCGTCGGAGATTACGCCGGGGCCATAGACGCCTGGTCCTTGCTAGCCCGGACCGACGAGGCCGACAAGGGCGTTCTCTATTACCGCATGGGCCTTTGCGCGAAGCAACTCAAGCAAAATGACAAGGCCCTCGAATACCTGCAACTGGCGAAAAAATACGGCAAGGACGACGAAGAGACCCTGGCCGCGACCGTTCCTCTCGTCAACAAAAGCAAGCATCCCGAAGCGGCTTTGGGAATTTTGGAGCAACTGGCGGCAAGGGGCCCCATGTCTGAAAAACTGGCGGGCGATATGGCCTACTGCCATTTGCAGCTGAAGCAATACGACGAGGCCCTGACCTGGCTCAAAAAAGCCGGCGAACTGGGGCGAAACGACAGCTGGCTCTATGAGAATATGGGCTATATTTTAGGCAAACAGGGCAAATACGCCGAAGCCATGGCCGCTTACGAAAAGGCCGTGGCGACCCAGGCCCAGCCCCAGGGGGCCACGTTTTGGCAAATGGGGAAACTGGCCAACGCCCTCGGCCGCTTTGAGGTCGCCAACGTCTATTACCAGCGGGCGCTGCAAGGGGGCGAAATCAACGCGGACATCCTGACCGAAGAAGCCTGGACCCTGAACAAACTCGATCACGCGATCGAGGCTTTGACTTATCTCGATCAGGCCCTGGCCATCGACCGGGACAATATCGCGGCCTGGAATGAACTGGGCTGGACCCGGGTGCAGCTCGACAAATTCCCCGAGGCCCTCGAGGCCTTCAAGCGTTCCGAAGAGCTCAATCCTTCGGATCCCTGGCTCTTGTCCCAGATCGGCTATACTTACGAGAATATGAACCGCTATCCCGAAGCCCTCGAGTACTTCAAGCGCCTGCGGGACCTGCTGGGGGACAAGGCTTCCGCCGAGGTCACCGACGAGATCTATTTCCTCGAGAAAAAGACCGCCCGCCGCTCGCCGCTCAAGGCTTCAGTCCAGCAGGCGGCCGCCGATATGGGGAAAGAGCTCAAAATCAAAGAACCGGAGCAGTCGGAAGCGGTTCAGCCGGTCGTCACAAAAGCCTCCCTCGATGTTGCTGCCGTAGGGGCGAATGAATATTCGCCCGCCACTGAACATCCGCCCGTTCCCGAGGCGGAACCCGCGCCCGTTCCCGAAGCGGAGCCGGCCCCCGCCCCCAAGCCCGCGCCGAAACCCGAGATCCGGAAGGATATTTTCCCGGAAAATCCCGTGGATACGAAGCCCGAGCCCGTCAAAAAGAAAGAAAAATTCCAGGATTTCTCCCAGCCTGCCGAAGACCGGCAACCCAAGATGGCCAAACCCGTCCGGACGCCTGCGAAACCGGCCCCGCCCAAGTCGGAGTCGAAACTCTTCAGAAATCTTTTGATCCTGCTCTTTCTGGGCGTAACCGCCTTTTTCGCCTACGCGGTCTTCAAGATCAAAGACAGCAGCGAAACGATCATAGACTTCATTTTGAGCCTGTTTTAA
- the gltA gene encoding NADPH-dependent glutamate synthase, with protein sequence MHIIRKKKILTENIIYMDVEAPDLAKAAQPGQFLIVKAGEEGERVPLTICDYDRKAGTVAIVFQVVGPSTQKMAALNEGDAFADVVGPLGRPSDFLTKPLEELRQERFLFIAGGVGTAPVYPQVKWFKARGLAADVIIGTKNKNTLILWDEMKAVADTVFLCTDDGSAGMHGLVTDMLKKLVAEDKRRYDEVVAIGPMIMMKFATLTARELGLPITVSLNPLMVDGTGMCGACRLTIGGRVKFACVDGPEFDGYAVDFDEAMKRQNMFKTAEGRNMLKAADCGLSHSPACPAEPVENPVFPKGKRVPVREQAPDVRNKNFDEVSYGYNLEEARAEAARCLQCKNPLCVQGCPVAIDIPGFIREIKAGNPAAAGAVLLRYSNIPAICSRVCPQETQCEERCVVGIKGEPVSIGKLERFAGDYLLEHGADYVREPAKGQSVAVIGSGPAGLTCAGDLAKLGYDVTIFEGLHKTGGVLSYGIPEFRLPKNRVVQVEIKNLEKLGVRFVTNTVIGKTLPLDDLFQEKGFSAVFIGTGAGLPKFMGIPGETLNGVISANEFLTRVNLMKANEAAYDTPVVLGKRVAVVGGGNVAMDAARTAKRLGAEVEVLYRRSEKELPARLEEIQHAKEEGVNFQFLVSPVALTGDADNWLTEVKLIRMSLGEPDESGRAKFTEIPGSEFTLPMDTVIMSLGTSPNPLIAATTEGLRTDRWNCIEADGATGQTSREGVFAGGDAVTGAATVILAMEAGKKAAAAIDRYLTEKRRRG encoded by the coding sequence ATGCACATTATTCGGAAGAAGAAAATCCTTACGGAAAACATCATCTATATGGATGTGGAAGCGCCGGACCTCGCGAAGGCCGCCCAGCCGGGCCAGTTTTTGATCGTGAAGGCCGGAGAGGAGGGCGAGCGGGTGCCGCTGACGATCTGCGACTACGACCGGAAAGCGGGGACCGTGGCCATCGTCTTTCAGGTTGTGGGCCCCAGCACACAGAAAATGGCCGCTTTGAATGAAGGCGACGCCTTTGCCGACGTCGTGGGCCCCTTGGGCAGGCCATCGGACTTTTTAACCAAGCCCCTGGAAGAGCTGCGGCAAGAGCGCTTTCTCTTTATCGCGGGGGGCGTGGGGACAGCCCCGGTCTATCCCCAGGTCAAATGGTTCAAGGCCAGGGGTCTCGCGGCCGACGTGATCATCGGCACGAAAAACAAAAATACTCTGATTCTGTGGGATGAAATGAAGGCCGTGGCCGACACGGTCTTTCTCTGTACCGACGACGGCTCGGCGGGGATGCACGGCCTTGTGACCGACATGCTGAAAAAACTCGTCGCCGAGGACAAGAGACGCTATGACGAAGTCGTCGCCATCGGTCCCATGATCATGATGAAATTCGCGACGCTGACCGCCAGGGAACTGGGTCTTCCGATCACGGTCTCCCTCAATCCCCTGATGGTTGACGGGACCGGCATGTGCGGCGCTTGCAGACTGACCATCGGCGGCCGCGTCAAATTCGCCTGCGTCGACGGGCCTGAATTTGACGGCTACGCCGTTGATTTTGACGAAGCCATGAAGCGGCAGAACATGTTCAAGACCGCGGAAGGCCGGAACATGCTGAAAGCGGCCGATTGCGGGCTCAGCCACAGTCCCGCCTGCCCCGCGGAGCCCGTGGAAAATCCCGTATTCCCCAAGGGGAAGCGGGTCCCTGTCCGGGAACAGGCGCCCGATGTCCGCAACAAGAATTTTGACGAAGTCTCCTACGGCTACAATCTCGAAGAAGCCAGGGCCGAAGCCGCCCGCTGCTTGCAGTGCAAAAATCCTCTCTGCGTCCAGGGCTGCCCCGTAGCCATCGACATTCCGGGCTTTATCCGGGAGATCAAGGCCGGAAATCCCGCGGCCGCAGGGGCCGTTTTGCTCCGGTACTCCAATATCCCCGCCATCTGCTCCCGGGTGTGCCCCCAGGAGACCCAGTGCGAGGAACGCTGCGTCGTGGGCATCAAGGGAGAACCCGTCTCCATCGGGAAACTGGAGCGCTTCGCGGGCGATTACCTGCTGGAACACGGGGCCGACTACGTGCGGGAGCCCGCCAAAGGGCAATCGGTCGCCGTCATCGGCTCGGGGCCCGCGGGACTCACCTGCGCCGGGGATCTGGCGAAGCTCGGCTATGACGTCACGATCTTCGAGGGCCTCCATAAGACCGGAGGCGTTCTCTCCTACGGCATTCCGGAGTTTCGTCTGCCGAAAAACCGCGTCGTGCAGGTCGAAATCAAAAACCTTGAAAAATTGGGCGTGCGCTTTGTGACCAATACGGTCATCGGAAAGACGCTGCCCTTGGATGATTTATTCCAAGAAAAGGGCTTTTCAGCGGTCTTTATCGGCACGGGGGCGGGCCTCCCGAAATTCATGGGCATCCCGGGAGAGACTCTGAACGGCGTCATATCGGCCAACGAATTCCTGACCCGGGTCAATCTCATGAAGGCCAACGAAGCGGCCTATGATACGCCGGTGGTCCTGGGGAAACGGGTCGCCGTCGTAGGCGGCGGGAACGTCGCCATGGACGCCGCCCGGACCGCCAAACGTCTCGGGGCGGAGGTCGAGGTCCTGTACCGCCGGAGCGAAAAGGAGCTTCCCGCGAGGCTCGAGGAGATCCAGCACGCCAAAGAAGAAGGCGTCAATTTTCAATTCCTCGTGTCGCCCGTGGCGCTTACGGGAGACGCCGACAACTGGCTCACGGAAGTAAAGCTCATCCGTATGTCCCTGGGCGAACCCGACGAGAGCGGCCGGGCAAAGTTTACGGAGATCCCCGGCAGCGAGTTTACGCTTCCCATGGATACCGTGATCATGTCCCTGGGCACGTCCCCCAATCCCCTGATTGCCGCCACCACCGAGGGCCTCAGGACAGACCGCTGGAATTGTATCGAGGCCGACGGGGCCACGGGCCAGACGTCCCGGGAGGGCGTTTTCGCCGGCGGAGACGCCGTCACGGGAGCGGCTACGGTGATTCTTGCCATGGAGGCGGGGAAAAAGGCCGCCGCGGCCATAGACCGATATCTCACGGAAAAACGGCGGCGCGGCTGA
- the murJ gene encoding murein biosynthesis integral membrane protein MurJ — protein sequence MFKSGISVMIMISLSRVLGLVRATIVASYFGAGAVTDAYFSAFKISNFFRQLLGEGALGNAFIPVYNETVVGEGEARGKTLIFSILNLIFLFSTAATLVMIVFARPILSAMAAGFDPATKDLGASLLRIMASYFILISLSGMIAAILNNFKKFAVPASTSIFFNIAVIVAALLLSRRYGIYALAFGVLVGGLLQLLVVLPSFFAIVREYRFRIDWHDPALRKIFLLMGPMLFGIVAREINTFIDQLFASYLDAGGVTALENATRLYLMPVGVFGISLATVVFPTMSRAIARKDNHTTERTLVKGLNILLFLIIPSMAVLTVFARPVIRLVFSYGKFGEEAVTVTSGALCYYALGLFFYTGVHLMTRAFYGMKDSRIPVTLSVITIAVNIGLNFLFIGPMRYKGLALATAVASGVNFTLLVAIFRRKYLRFPLRGSLLFLGKVLLTTAAALSAGWYIKHTVAKLMVFGLVYTALWARALITKKTEVF from the coding sequence ATGTTTAAAAGCGGGATCTCCGTCATGATCATGATCAGCCTCTCCCGGGTCCTGGGCCTCGTCCGGGCCACCATCGTCGCGTCATATTTCGGCGCGGGAGCCGTGACGGACGCCTATTTCAGCGCCTTCAAGATAAGCAACTTTTTTCGTCAGCTTTTGGGCGAAGGGGCCCTCGGGAACGCCTTTATCCCCGTCTACAATGAGACCGTCGTCGGCGAAGGGGAGGCCCGGGGGAAGACGCTTATTTTCTCCATATTGAATTTGATTTTTCTCTTCAGTACGGCGGCGACGCTCGTGATGATCGTCTTCGCGAGACCGATCCTAAGTGCCATGGCCGCGGGCTTTGACCCCGCCACCAAGGATCTGGGGGCAAGTCTTTTGAGAATCATGGCCTCCTATTTCATCCTGATCAGCCTTTCGGGCATGATCGCGGCGATACTGAACAATTTCAAGAAATTCGCGGTGCCGGCCTCGACGTCGATCTTCTTCAATATCGCCGTCATCGTCGCGGCCCTTCTTCTGAGCCGGCGCTACGGGATTTACGCCCTGGCCTTCGGGGTCCTCGTCGGGGGGCTCCTGCAATTGTTGGTGGTCCTGCCCTCGTTTTTCGCGATTGTGCGGGAATACCGCTTCCGGATCGACTGGCATGATCCCGCCCTCCGGAAGATCTTTCTCCTGATGGGGCCCATGCTCTTCGGCATCGTCGCCCGGGAGATCAATACGTTTATCGATCAGCTCTTCGCGTCTTATCTGGACGCCGGAGGCGTGACGGCCCTTGAAAACGCCACGCGGCTCTATCTCATGCCCGTGGGGGTCTTCGGGATCTCTCTTGCCACCGTGGTCTTTCCGACCATGTCCCGGGCCATCGCCCGAAAGGATAACCATACGACGGAACGAACCCTGGTAAAAGGGCTCAATATCCTGCTTTTTCTGATTATCCCCTCCATGGCGGTCCTGACCGTCTTCGCGAGGCCCGTGATCCGTCTCGTCTTCTCCTACGGCAAGTTCGGCGAAGAAGCCGTGACCGTGACCTCGGGGGCGCTTTGTTACTACGCGCTGGGGCTCTTCTTCTATACTGGCGTTCACCTGATGACCCGGGCCTTTTACGGCATGAAGGACAGCCGGATTCCCGTGACCCTGTCGGTCATCACGATCGCCGTCAATATCGGGCTCAATTTTCTTTTCATCGGGCCCATGCGCTACAAGGGACTGGCCCTTGCCACCGCCGTCGCTTCGGGCGTCAATTTCACGCTTCTTGTGGCGATTTTCCGCCGGAAATATCTGCGTTTTCCGCTGCGGGGAAGTCTCCTCTTTCTGGGAAAAGTCCTGCTGACAACCGCTGCCGCGTTGTCGGCGGGTTGGTACATAAAACATACGGTCGCGAAACTCATGGTTTTCGGCCTGGTCTACACGGCCCTATGGGCCCGGGCGTTAATCACAAAGAAAACGGAGGTATTTTAA
- a CDS encoding N-6 DNA methylase, giving the protein MTKDYNFSVYTPRHIAREIVKNTLDNYFGGKATIEKLNRIRMCDIACGSGNILVLALEELIRLSKKLTGHYSYSEHWISGYDINPEAVELARAKCQEILRKYHLRERVHIFCQDSLELRRKFNLIVGNPPYLGEKNNKEIFQKVRATEFGKKYYEAKMDYLYFFIEKAVELLDKDGIFTYITTDYWMKADGARILRATLKERGNFLIIHDFGTSLFKKAIGQHNVIFTWKKSVETDEEVDVKFLEESFKTHNSAIYDKGGRLVLANDDVMAFNRKIIRRANYKLEELVNINQGLVSGFDDAFVVEEYREEFKSFLKPFYKNKDIGKYSVSDKNRYWILYLDGTKKMTKPVERHLTRFQEKLSGRREVTRGTIPWWQLQWPREEKIFKEPKIIARQRCKDNNFAYSDKEVYSSADVYFITRKSEKINLFYILGYLNSQLFAQWFRYNGKCKGEVLEFYSTPLRESPVFYPKDQEEVNFIGELVKKQIHDFSPVRERIINRHFYEKFGVSAESAEIN; this is encoded by the coding sequence ATGACAAAGGACTACAACTTCAGTGTCTATACGCCGAGACACATTGCGCGTGAAATCGTCAAAAATACCCTCGACAACTATTTCGGGGGGAAGGCAACGATCGAAAAACTGAACCGGATACGGATGTGCGACATCGCGTGCGGCAGCGGAAACATCCTTGTTCTGGCATTGGAGGAGCTGATCCGGCTCTCGAAAAAGCTCACGGGACATTATTCCTACTCTGAGCACTGGATCTCGGGTTATGACATCAATCCCGAAGCGGTGGAACTGGCCCGCGCGAAATGTCAGGAAATCTTGCGGAAATATCATCTCAGGGAAAGAGTCCATATTTTCTGTCAGGATTCGTTGGAGCTCCGGCGCAAATTCAACCTGATCGTGGGGAATCCCCCCTATCTGGGCGAAAAGAACAACAAGGAAATCTTCCAGAAAGTCCGCGCCACGGAGTTCGGCAAAAAGTATTACGAGGCCAAGATGGATTATCTGTATTTCTTCATCGAGAAGGCCGTGGAGCTCCTGGACAAAGACGGCATTTTTACCTACATCACGACCGATTACTGGATGAAGGCCGACGGCGCGCGGATCCTGAGGGCGACGCTGAAGGAACGGGGGAATTTCCTGATTATTCACGATTTCGGGACTTCGCTGTTCAAAAAGGCCATCGGTCAGCACAACGTGATTTTCACGTGGAAAAAATCCGTGGAGACCGACGAGGAAGTGGACGTCAAATTTTTGGAAGAGTCCTTCAAGACTCACAATTCCGCGATTTACGACAAGGGCGGACGGCTTGTCCTCGCCAACGACGACGTCATGGCCTTCAACCGGAAGATCATCCGGCGGGCCAATTACAAGCTCGAAGAGCTCGTCAACATCAATCAGGGCCTCGTGTCGGGCTTTGACGACGCCTTTGTGGTTGAGGAGTACCGGGAGGAATTCAAGTCCTTCCTCAAGCCCTTTTACAAGAACAAGGACATCGGAAAATACAGCGTTTCCGACAAGAACCGCTACTGGATCCTCTACCTCGACGGCACAAAGAAAATGACGAAGCCCGTGGAACGGCATCTGACGCGCTTTCAGGAGAAACTCTCGGGACGCCGGGAAGTGACCCGGGGAACGATCCCCTGGTGGCAGCTCCAATGGCCCCGGGAGGAGAAGATTTTCAAGGAACCGAAGATCATCGCCCGCCAGCGCTGCAAGGACAACAATTTCGCCTACAGCGACAAAGAGGTCTACAGCTCCGCCGACGTGTACTTTATCACGCGAAAGAGCGAAAAGATCAATCTCTTTTATATCCTCGGCTATCTGAATTCGCAGCTTTTTGCCCAGTGGTTCCGCTACAACGGCAAATGCAAGGGGGAGGTCCTCGAGTTCTATTCGACGCCCCTCAGGGAAAGTCCGGTCTTTTATCCCAAGGATCAGGAGGAAGTGAATTTTATCGGAGAGTTGGTGAAAAAGCAGATCCACGACTTTTCACCGGTGCGGGAAAGGATCATCAACAGGCACTTCTATGAAAAATTCGGCGTGAGCGCCGAATCCGCCGAAATCAATTGA
- a CDS encoding putative DNA binding domain-containing protein, whose amino-acid sequence MLENTTSEFKREYNDKAKNTMLAFLNTDGGTLYIGLDDDGSVYGVDGDVDLEARRIASGFRDSVTPDPSGWFSVEPEYRDGKTIIVVKIKRGASAPYCYTAAGLTPQGVYVRIGSNTVRATYEHIRQMIKDNGAGQFISELSIEQNLIFTEAERIFAEKEVKFGPAQKRSLGLINPDGRYTNLALILSDQCPYTTKVAIFEGANKAKFKDRKEFTGSLFKQNEDVNAYLNVFNRIRGTFEGIYRIDHPDYPEIAIREAFVNALIHRDYSIEGSILVSMFDDRLEFMSLGGIMPGVTHELMRLGVSVTRNEKLARIFYRLNVIEAYGTGIPRIYEAYEACEIQPEIPVVDGGFLIRLPNRNFSGEKRENSGELPEGSNEKKIVDGFKNERFSKENAAEFLGISPSGAYKLLQRMTKSGILAATKDRNRWVYQVRAV is encoded by the coding sequence ATGCTCGAGAACACGACGTCCGAATTCAAACGCGAGTACAACGACAAAGCGAAAAATACCATGCTTGCCTTTCTGAACACAGACGGCGGAACGCTGTATATCGGCCTGGATGACGACGGTTCCGTATACGGCGTTGACGGCGACGTTGACCTGGAGGCCCGCCGGATCGCCTCCGGCTTCAGAGATTCGGTCACGCCCGATCCTTCGGGTTGGTTCTCGGTCGAGCCTGAATATCGGGACGGAAAAACGATCATTGTCGTGAAGATCAAACGGGGCGCGTCTGCGCCCTATTGCTATACAGCCGCCGGATTGACGCCTCAGGGCGTCTACGTCCGGATCGGGAGCAATACGGTCAGGGCGACTTATGAACATATCCGTCAAATGATCAAGGATAACGGGGCGGGCCAGTTTATTTCCGAATTATCCATAGAGCAAAACCTCATATTTACCGAGGCGGAAAGAATTTTCGCGGAGAAAGAGGTCAAATTCGGCCCCGCGCAAAAAAGATCCCTCGGGTTGATCAATCCCGACGGACGTTACACCAATCTGGCTTTGATTCTGTCCGACCAATGTCCCTATACCACCAAAGTCGCCATATTTGAAGGGGCGAACAAAGCCAAGTTCAAAGACCGGAAAGAGTTTACGGGTTCTCTGTTCAAGCAAAATGAAGACGTAAACGCCTATCTTAACGTATTTAACCGGATTCGCGGGACCTTTGAGGGCATCTACCGGATCGATCACCCGGATTATCCGGAAATCGCTATTCGCGAGGCTTTTGTGAACGCCTTGATCCACCGGGATTATTCGATTGAGGGCAGTATTTTGGTCAGCATGTTTGATGACCGGCTGGAATTTATGTCCCTCGGCGGGATCATGCCCGGTGTGACCCATGAACTGATGCGCCTTGGGGTCTCTGTGACCAGGAACGAAAAACTGGCGCGCATCTTTTACCGGCTGAATGTCATCGAGGCTTACGGAACTGGAATACCGCGCATATATGAGGCCTATGAGGCCTGTGAAATCCAACCCGAAATTCCCGTCGTTGACGGCGGTTTTCTGATCCGGCTCCCCAACAGGAACTTTTCCGGTGAAAAGAGGGAAAATTCCGGAGAACTCCCGGAAGGGAGCAATGAGAAAAAAATCGTGGACGGGTTCAAAAATGAGCGCTTTTCTAAAGAAAATGCCGCGGAATTCCTCGGAATTAGCCCCAGCGGGGCTTACAAGCTGCTTCAACGAATGACAAAATCGGGGATTCTGGCCGCGACAAAAGACAGGAACCGCTGGGTGTATCAGGTGAGGGCGGTATAA